Proteins encoded together in one Miscanthus floridulus cultivar M001 chromosome 16, ASM1932011v1, whole genome shotgun sequence window:
- the LOC136512529 gene encoding protein VERNALIZATION 3-like, which produces MLTLQLPQSHREELFFCNMSATDSLVMAHVIQDVLDPFTPTISLRITYNNRLLLASAELKPSAVVSKPRVDVGGNDMRAFYTLVLIDPDAPSPSHPSLREYLHWMVTDIPETTSVNFGQELVFYERPDPRSGIHRLVFVLFRQLGRRTVFAPEMRHNFNCRSFARQYHLSVATATYFNCQREGGSGGRRFREE; this is translated from the exons ATGCTCACACTGCAGCTTCCTCAGTCCCATAGGGAGGAA TTATTTTTCTGCAATATGTCAGCAACCGATTCTTTGGTCATGGCTCATGTCATACAGGATGTGTTGGATCCCTTTACACCAACCATTTCACTAAGAATAACATACAACAATAGGCTACTTCTGGCAAGTGCTGAGCTAAAGCCATCTGCGGTTGTAAGTAAACCACGAGTTGATGTCGGTGGCAATGACATGAGGGCTTTCTACACCCTG GTACTGATTGACCCGGACGCTCCAAGTCCAAGCCATCCATCACTAAGGGAGTACTTGCACTG GATGGTGACAGATATTCCTGAAACAACTAGTGTCAACTTTG GCCAAGAGCTAGTATTTTATGAGAGACCGGACCCAAGATCTGGCATCCACAGGCTGGTATTTGTGCTGTTCCGTCAACTTGGCAGGAGGACAGTTTTTGCACCAGAAATGCGCCACAACTTCAACTGCAGAAGCTTTGCACGGCAATATCACCTCAGCGTTGCCACTGCTACATATTTCAACTGTCAAAGGGAAGGTGGATCGGGTGGAAGAAGGTTTAGGGAAGAGTAG